GGAAGCACCTATCCATGTATCAAACGTAATGCCTTTAGATCCGAAGTCTGGCAAGCCAACCCGAGTTGGTTACACTGTCGAGAACGGCAAGAAGGTACGCGTTGCTAAACAATCCGGTGAAGTTCTAGATAAATAGTCTATTGAAGAAGGGAGGTACAATCGATGAACCGCCTAAAAGAAAAGTTCAACAATGAAATTACTCCTGCTCTTATGAGCAAGTTTAACTATAAGTCAATCATGGAAGTTCCTAAACTTGAAAAGATCGTAATCAACATGGGTGTAGGTGACGCTGTTGCCAACGCTAAAGCTCTTGATGTTGCAGTTGAGGAATTAGCTACAATCACAGGCCAAAAGCCAGTAGTGACTCGTGCTAAGAAATCAATCGCTGGCTTCCGCCTTCGTGAAGGTATGCCAATCGGTGCGAAAGTAACACTTCGCGGTGAGCGCATGTACGAATTCATCGACAAGTTAATTTCAGTATCTTTACCACGTGTACGTGATTTCCGCGGTATCTCTAAGAAGTCTTTTGACGGACGCGGTAACTACACACTTGGTGTAAAAGAACAGTTAATCTTCCCTGAAATTGATTACGATAAAGTAAATAAAGTACGTGGCATGGACATTGTTATTGTAACGACTGCTAACACTGATGAAGAAGCTCGTGAACTATTAACACAATTCGGAATGCCATTTCAAAAGTAATCTCTAATAAGAGGGAGGCGAAAACGTGGCTAAGAAATCAATGATTGCGAAACAAAAACGCACGCCTAAATATAAAGTACAAGAGTACACTCGCTGTGAGCGCTGCGGCCGTCCGCACTCTGTATACCGCAAATTTAAGCTTTGCCGTATTTGTTTCCGTGAATTAGCATACAAAGGACAAATTCCTGGTGT
The sequence above is drawn from the Mesobacillus boroniphilus genome and encodes:
- the rplE gene encoding 50S ribosomal protein L5, coding for MNRLKEKFNNEITPALMSKFNYKSIMEVPKLEKIVINMGVGDAVANAKALDVAVEELATITGQKPVVTRAKKSIAGFRLREGMPIGAKVTLRGERMYEFIDKLISVSLPRVRDFRGISKKSFDGRGNYTLGVKEQLIFPEIDYDKVNKVRGMDIVIVTTANTDEEARELLTQFGMPFQK
- the rpsN gene encoding 30S ribosomal protein S14 produces the protein MAKKSMIAKQKRTPKYKVQEYTRCERCGRPHSVYRKFKLCRICFRELAYKGQIPGVKKASW